From the Debaryomyces hansenii CBS767 chromosome F complete sequence genome, the window TTTATGCTGATTACAGCTACTAACAATGTAATAGAGACAAGCAGGTCGTTATTTACCAGAGTATCATGAAGTCAAAGGAAAGCTTGATTTTTTCGAAACTTGTAGAAATGCAGAAATAGCAGCGGAAATTACTATTCAGCCAATAGAGCATTTCAATGGTTTAATCGATGCAGCTATTATCTTCAGTGATATTTTAGTTATTCCTCAAGTTATGggatttgaaattgagaTGGTTGAAGGTAAAGGGCCAGTATTCGTGGATCCATTGAGATCGCCAAAGGATTTGTCAAGGGTTAATTACAAACCCGATATATTGAAGGGGTTGGATTGGGCGTTTAAAGCAATCACCCTTACAAGAACTAAATTGAATGGACGTGTTCCATTATTAGGGTTCTGTGGTGCGCCATGGACTTTGTTGGTGTATATGACCGAAGGCCAAGGTTCAAAAATGTTTAGATATGCCAAGGAGTGGATATACGAGCACACCGAAGAGTCTCACAAATTATTACAAGCTACAACCGATGCATGTATTGAGTTCTTGGCTCAGCAAGTAGTTGCCGGTGCCCAAATGTTACAAGTTTTTGAGTCGTGGGCTAGTGAATTAGGACCTAACGagtttaatgaattttcattacCATACTTGCGTCAAATCAGTGAGAAATTGCCAAAGAGATTACAAGAGTTAGGAATTACCGAAAAGATTCCTCTTACTGTCTTCGCAAAGGGTGCATGGTATGCTTTGGATTCTCTTTGCGATTCTGGTTATGATACCGTTTCTTTAGATTGGTTGTACAAGCCAGAGGATGCTGTTAAAGTGGTCAATGGCAGAAGAATCACCTTACAAGGTAATTTAGATCCTGGTACTATCTATGGTTCTGATGAAGTTATCTCTAAGAAAGTTGAACAGATGATCAAAGGGTTTGGTGGTGGAAAACAAAACTACATTATAAACTTTGGCCATGGTACTCACCCATTTATGAAGCCTGAAAAAGTGGAgcattttttgaaagagTGCCATAGGTTTGGCCTGCAATAGGTAAATGATAGTTCGCTTTCATCTATAGACTTTTCAAACTTTGGTTTGTCT encodes:
- a CDS encoding DEHA2F06402p (highly similar to uniprot|P32347 Saccharomyces cerevisiae YDR047W HEM12 Uroporphyrinogen decarboxylase catalyzes the fifth step in the heme biosynthetic pathway) translates to MPEFAPLKNDLILRAARGEKVERPPMWIMRQAGRYLPEYHEVKGKLDFFETCRNAEIAAEITIQPIEHFNGLIDAAIIFSDILVIPQVMGFEIEMVEGKGPVFVDPLRSPKDLSRVNYKPDILKGLDWAFKAITLTRTKLNGRVPLLGFCGAPWTLLVYMTEGQGSKMFRYAKEWIYEHTEESHKLLQATTDACIEFLAQQVVAGAQMLQVFESWASELGPNEFNEFSLPYLRQISEKLPKRLQELGITEKIPLTVFAKGAWYALDSLCDSGYDTVSLDWLYKPEDAVKVVNGRRITLQGNLDPGTIYGSDEVISKKVEQMIKGFGGGKQNYIINFGHGTHPFMKPEKVEHFLKECHRFGSQ